Sequence from the Methanosarcina siciliae T4/M genome:
CCACTCAGGCCGTGGCGACGCATTCACCGTCAACCCACTCCTCAAGGTCTGCTTCGCTGACGAGCTCATGCCCTTCAACTTCGCAGAGCCCAGGAGAGAGTTCGGCCGCGGTGCCATCAGAGAGTTCGTGCCTGCTGGTGAGAGATCCCTCATCATCCCGGCAAAATAAACTCAATAAATCAAACACTTTAAAAAAGAGTAGGCCTTCGGGCCTGCTTTTTCTCTCTTTTTCCCACCCGAATTGCGCTTCAGGAGCACGGCGTCCTGCCATAAAAATGTGTATTCAGATTGTAAATCGGTTTTCCCTCGGATTTTTGATGTACTGAAAAGGATTAATATGATTTGTATTTAAGATGCGATTTATAAGCTCCCAATTCCGATAGATCTCCGCATTGGATAAAAATCTCATTTTTTAACTGGATAAGGGCCATTAAACAGCATTCTTTCCATTCCAGGTTCATATAATCCTACTTCAAATCACGACTACTTTTTTGCCTAATTTGCCTGCGGCTTCCACAAATTCTGCTGTATCCACACCGGGAAACGTATCTACAATACAAATATCGAATTTTTCATCCAGACAATTCACTAATTCTCTTACATCCATACTATAAATTTCAAATTTTTCTCCGGATGCTATTAATTCTTCTTCGCTGCCTGAAAGTTTGACCGGAAATCCATTTGCTTCTAAATTAACCAAAGTAGTCTCTGTTGCAGGCTTCCATATGTCATTAAAAACAACTTTTTGAGCGCCGGCTTTAAGGCATGTGAGTCCCAGTGTCCCGGGACCACAGGTACAATCAAGAACAGAAGGCTTATCATACTCATTCAAAGCTTTTTTAAGTATCTCTATTTTGGGGGATTCTACCGTTGGAAACTCTATATGAATTTCATGCTGATATTTGTATATCCCCAAAGCCCCGTAAGGAGTCTGTATAATATCGCATCTCAAATCGCATCCGGCAAGAAGTTCATATACATGAGGATTTGAGTCGGAATCTTTTATACCCACAGTTTTTCTTGCATCTCCCTTTAATACCCCTTTAACTTCTCCAACTTCCTTTACAATTCTTTCAGCACATTTTTTATCTACTTCATTGGACAATATTATTAAAGAATTTTCAGGCAAATAGGGAACAGAATCGGTCGGATAGCCAGGGGTTACAAGAGGAACACAGGCATTTCTCAAATTGGCTTTTTTATCTTTTATTCCTTCATCGATCATTACTTTTAGCACGTGAGCCATTACAATATCAAGTTGCCTCTTCCCGCAGTCACAACTTCCAAAATTGTTATCTATTTCGTCCAGGTTAATTTGTTCTGCCAGAGGAGAGAATTTTCTTATTTTTTCTGTTTTGCAATCGTTGCATGGTTTATAGAATAATTCAATGTCTTTCAGTGCTTCCGAAACAGGCCTTATGCACGTATCTCCACACCTGCATCTTATTTCCATATGCTTAAATATGGATATTTTCTATAAGTACTATGCCATTCTTATTCTTCTTGGATTCCGGTCCGGATTCGTTTAGAAGGTAAATGATTCCTTTT
This genomic interval carries:
- a CDS encoding 50S ribosomal protein L11 methyltransferase, whose protein sequence is MEIRCRCGDTCIRPVSEALKDIELFYKPCNDCKTEKIRKFSPLAEQINLDEIDNNFGSCDCGKRQLDIVMAHVLKVMIDEGIKDKKANLRNACVPLVTPGYPTDSVPYLPENSLIILSNEVDKKCAERIVKEVGEVKGVLKGDARKTVGIKDSDSNPHVYELLAGCDLRCDIIQTPYGALGIYKYQHEIHIEFPTVESPKIEILKKALNEYDKPSVLDCTCGPGTLGLTCLKAGAQKVVFNDIWKPATETTLVNLEANGFPVKLSGSEEELIASGEKFEIYSMDVRELVNCLDEKFDICIVDTFPGVDTAEFVEAAGKLGKKVVVI